Proteins encoded within one genomic window of Arachis ipaensis cultivar K30076 chromosome B08, Araip1.1, whole genome shotgun sequence:
- the LOC107612204 gene encoding uncharacterized protein LOC107612204 — MVCFCFLVDQRKEVRRSKPAAGTCSRCGGGASVADMKTATRFCFVPFYCKSWRAIICTFCGAVLRSYHH; from the coding sequence ATGGTGTGTTTCTGTTTTCTGGTGGACCAGAGGAAGGAGGTGCGGCGGAGCAAGCCAGCAGCGGGGACGTGCTCGCGGTGCGGTGGAGGAGCCAGCGTGGCTGACATGAAGACGGCCACCAGGTTCTGCTTTGTTCCCTTCTACTGCAAATCTTGGAGAGCCATTATCTGCACTTTCTGCGGTGCTGTTCTTCGTTCTTATCATCACTGA